The Prunus dulcis chromosome 5, ALMONDv2, whole genome shotgun sequence genomic sequence gaattttcggcagaagtctacggaaaatttaagaagaaattgaagtaagaggggtaaaaaggtcatttgtgcccgacattcgccaggtgtcggacacgtacAGGACTttgctcgaattccaaagtggaaattgggtcgggtcctgtcatataccctaaataattataaaaaccatttcaaattaacaaaaatttaccCTTGAAGCTAATTGAATGACCTTGTTTAAAATTCAAGATACCAGTGATCATCACATAAAGCCAAAATggtttgttaaaaattaaaaattttaaaaaaaagtggcTGGAAGAGCTTGAAAAGGATTTCCAAAACAACCAAACCAACATTGAAGGATGATACTCCATCAGTTAAATTCTATTGTCCAATTCAGTGGTACTACACTTAGACACCAATACTAAGGGATAGAAAAATAATTGCTAAACTGACGAGTTAATCCATGAGACGATGACCCTGCAGCtagcttatatataaaatatagagACAACTATGCAGCTAGCTTATATCTAAACTATAAAGAGAACTCAATAAGCTACAttggcaaaaaaaatcaataataataacaaaaacaaatgctCACAGACAAAGACAAAGGAACCTTGAAACGAATACACACCCACATGACCAACTTCCAACTTCTAACTTTTTACTtcaattatataaatgaattgtTATATTCTTTCTTCCAACAGATAGTAAACAAATTCAGATTTAATCCAGAAGTATCAAGCAAACATTCAAGACttggaaaataattaaaacataaaaaatgaattaacTGGGTACGTGTGCAAGTGAAACATCTCAAATTTGACACAGAACCCACATCAAATGCAAAACAGGGCATTCATATCAGGTACAAAACCATACTCAAATTTGACATAAAACCCACAATAAccacttgaaaaagaaaagtcatTGTATTCAGAAAACTTGGACTGTTGAATGTTCAAGCATTTAAGatatcaaaaaggaaaaatcaagCACTGAAATTCAGTTTCGATTTAAATTCCTGGGTATCTATTTCCGAGTTTCCTTGAttattttctcagcaaccaaatgGAATCTACCATTGAAAATCAGCgctcaaaagaaaatgaaggtaaGCGAGACAAAGTAGACTCACCAGAAGCTTTCCGTTGAAACACGCATTGAGGAGGACTTCGGCGATAGAGTTTTCAGATGGTCGTCGATTCCTGACCGTGGTAGGGAAAGTCGTGCGAGATGGAGGATTGCTCTGCCGACGTCAATGGAGGATTGCTTCACCAATGTGATAGCAGCGGAGAGTGGGTCTGAGAAGGAAATAACGAGTTGGGAACTTTTTGTATTTATACTCTCTAGATTAGCCCCAAAAACTATTTGGTCGCCAATTTGCTAACATACTTAAAACAACATCGTTTTATGGCAAGCACAATGATTTGCGACGAAAAACAGATGGTCGCAGACCCCACGAAATTTTTAAGCGCCAATTCTAACTTAGCGACAACACATTAAAACTCAACGACCCAATATTTTCGTCGCCACAAAATTTAGAGTTTCGCACTCACCCAATTCAGTCAATCGCGACCAAATATATGTTTGGTCCCCAAGTACTTGCCTAACCACCAAAAACTTTCGTCGCCCTTAGCTGATAAATTAGTCGCTATTTAGTTGACTCAAGTCAAGACGAATGTCTAAAAATCACGAACTTTTTGGCGACTAACTGGGAAAAGTTCGTCGCTGATGCGCTTTTTGGCGACCAAAATATTGTGCGTCGCTAAAAATTTCGTGACAAAAGAGGTTTTTCCTTGTAGTGTGATTATCACAATGCAATACTGCTGGTTCTGAATGTTGAATGCCCAAGTCTTTGAGGATGTAACGTAACCATGTGAGCTCACAACATGCATCTGCCATAGCTCGGTATTCTGCTTCTGTAGAGGAACGTGCCAcagtattttgttttttggttttccaagaaatcaaagaatcaCCAAGGAATGTACAATAACCTGTGACAGATCTCCTGTTAGTTGGACAACTTGCCCAATCTGAGTCACAAAATGCCTTTAACTTTAGGTTGTTTGTCGTAGGAAATAAAATGCCTTGTCCTGGATAGCCTTTCAAATAACGTAGTACACGAAGAGCTGCATCTAGATGAGGTTGGTGCGGCTCATGCATGAAACGGCTAAGCACATGGACAGTAAATGAGAGATCTGGCCTCGTTACTGTGAGATAAATGAGGCGACCTACTAATCGCCTGTATCTGGTAGGATCTTGTAGTGGTTTGCCATCAGTAGGGTTGAGTCTAAGCGTCTGCTCCATGGGAAATGAATAAGGGCGAGCACCCAAAAGTCCAGCGTCGTCAAGTATATCCAGTGCGTACTTGCGTTGAGAGATGAAAATTCCCTTCTTTGATCTTGCTACTTCaattcccaaaaaaattttaagatttcCAAGGTCTTTTATGCGGAAGCGAGCATGGAGGAAATCCTTAAGAGACTGAATTGCCTTAGGATCATTCTCTGTAATGAcaatatcatctacataaattaatataatggTAAATGAATTATCGTGATACCTTGTGAAAAGTGAATAATCTGCTAGGGATTGGACAAATCCGGCATCTTGAAGGGCATTGGTGAACTTGGCAAACCAATTTCGTGATGCTTGCTTCAACCCGTATAATGATTTGTGCAGCCGACAAACCAAGTGCTCCCCCTGTCGGCAAAGGCCGAGTGGAGGAAGCATGTAGACTTCTTCGTCTAAATCtccatgaagaaaagcattttGGACGTCTAATTGGTGAAGGGGCCAATTGCGTACAGCGGCAAGAGCAAGCAAGCATCGGAAAGTCACCAATTAGCTGTGGAGAGAATGTCTCCGTGTAGTCCAAGCCTTCCTGTTGGGTATATCCCTTGGCCACGAGGCGAGCTTTGTAGTGCTCGACGGAACCGTCAGAATTATATTTGACTTTGTACACCCATTTGCAGCCAATTGGGTGTTTTCCTGCAGGTAAAGGTGTTATGgaccaagtattattttgcTCAAGAGCTTGAATTTCCTTGTCCATGGCTTCTTGCCAAAGAGGGTCAGTCGAAGCTTGGGCAAAAGTAGTTGGCTCAACAACTCGAGAGATGGAAGCTACAAAAGATTTGTGAGTGGATGACAAATTATGATAATTAAGAAATTGGGAAATAGGGTATCGGGTGCCCTTACCTTTTGtatttgaagaagatgacgaATCAGAGTAGGGAGACATGGCAGTGTAACAGTGGTAGTCACGTAGGAGCACTGAAGGTTGTTTTAGCCTTTAGAATGTCGAAGCGGTGGTGGTGGGTGTGTATCATGTGATGGACTTAGTGGTGGACTAGGTTGAGGGGATATATTAGATTGCGTGTTGGGGCTAAATTGGGTGTGTGTATTTGGACTAGATTGTGTGCGTGGACTAGGTGGTGGTGTATTTGGAAGAGGTGGTGTAGGTGTGCCAGAGTGTGTGTTTGGGCTAGGTGGATGCATATCTAGATTGGTTGGTGGATTTGGCTTGGAAGATGAAGTGGGTAGTGGGTCTGATATGTGGACAGGCTCATAATCATAATCATTGGGGGTTAAAGGCAAGATTGGGATAGTAGGTACATCATGTTGATTAGCAAAAGGAAAGACattttcatgaaaaataacatctcGGCTACTGAAAAACTTTTTGGTCTCTAAGTCATAAACACGATAAGCCTTTTGACCAAAAGGATAACCCACGAAAATACATTTACGTGCCCGTTTATCAAATTTATGAGAAGGGTGTAAATTAGTTGCATAACAAAGACAACCAAAAACGCGAAGATGTTTATAAGTGGGTGGACGGTTAAATAAAAGCTCATAGGGAGTTTTACCAGTTAAAAGTGGAGTGGGGAGACGATTAATCAGATATGCAGCAGTGAGGATGCATTCTCCCCAGAAATTAAGAGGGAGATGTGCATGGAATCGCAAGGCTCGAGCCATCTCTAGAAGGTGTCGGTGTTTACGTTCCACAaccccattttgttgaggtgtTGAGACGCAGGAATGTTGGTAAACGACACCAAGATCTGCAAAAAACGTTTTTAGAGAAGAAAACTCACCACCATTATCTACACGAATagcttttattgttttgttaaatTGAGTAGAAACAAAGGCAAAGAAGGATTTAAGAAGACCTTGAGTATCAGATTTATATTGCATTAAATAAACCCATGTGCATCTTGTATAATCATCAACAATAGTCAAAAAATATCTTGCCCCAGAATGAGAAGAAATTTTATGTGGACCCCAGATGTCACAATgaattaaatcaaaagaagCAATACTTGAAATGGAACTTAAAGTAAATGGAAGTCTAGTTTGTTTAGCCAATGGGCAAAAATCACAAGAGTgttgggaaaagaaaatatcagaTTCATGTTGAGCCAAGATACGAAGGCGGGCATCTGATGGATGTCCTAACCGCAGGTGCCAAAGATTTTGTCGAGATAACATATGGTGTGAGGAGGATGGTGGCTTCTGAGAAATATAGTTTGAATCAAAATAGTATAGGTTGCCATGCCGCCTACCCAATCCAATCATCTTCTTCGTAACCAAGTCCTGTATATAACAAAAATTGGGAAagaacacaacacaacaattAAGTGACTCTGTGAGTTTGGGAACTGACATCAAATTAACATTAAAGGATGGAACACAAAGAACATCAGTTAGACACAAATTTCCATCAAAAGTGATTTTGCCAGTGGATTTTATGGGTGCCTTAGCCCCTGTGGGCAATCCTACTGGGGACATGGAGGATGGAGACGTGTCAGTTAGAAAGTCATGTGAATTAGTGATATGGTCGGTAGCGCCACTGTCAATTACCCAAGCATGCGATAAATTGGATTGCTTTTGAGAAAATAGACAAGAAGGAGAAGACAGACCTGCAAAATTTACTTGGGTTTGTGAAACATCTTCTTTACCTACAGCGCCCATAATTTGTTGGCATTGGTCTAGTGTAAGGTGGGGCGCGATGGACTGGAGATGATGAACTTGTGAATCTGAGTTTTGGACATTATTGGCAGCATGTGACTTCCTTTGGTTTCCTTGGTGTGAACTGCTTCCTCTATCAGGCAGAGAGACTTCTTTGTTGTGCCACTTATGTCCTGGAGGGAACCCTTTGAGATAATAGCAAGTATCGACGGTGTGAGTATCTCCATTGCAGTGAGTGCAACGTCGAGTCTCTTTTTGGCTCCCTCGAAAAGAGGAACGAGGTTGTGAGTTCTGTCCTTGTTGTGAATTATATCCTTGTTGTGAGCGGAATTGATAAGCGGGTTTAGAAGAACCCCCTTTCTTATTGTGGATACTTAACATGGCCATGCTTTCTGTATTTGCATGGGTAGTGGTGATTTCACGTTGTTTCTCTTCCTGTGAAAGTAGGGAATATGCCCTTCTAACTGATGGCAAGGGCTCCATAAGGAGAATCTGCCCTCAGATCGCTGCATAGGATTCATTTAGTCCCATCAAAAATTGCATCAAGCGTTGTTGTTCCTCGCGCTTGGCCAACGACTTCTTTGCTCCACAGGAGCAAACTTCTGTATCATTGTAGGAACCCAGTTCGTCCCAATAGTTCTTTAGTTTTGAATAATATGTTGCCAGAGGCATCTGATCTTGCGTATGTGTCGCTATGCTGCGTTGAATCTGAAAAATCCTAGGAGCGTTGCTCTGTGAAAATCGTTCTTTTAAATCAGTCCAGACTTCATGAGCTGTCTCAGCATAAATAACACTATTAGCAAGGTCAGGATCCAAAGAATTGAGAATCCACGACAAGATCATGTCGTTACACCTCTGCCATCGTTGATACTCTGAAGGTTTTTTGGTGAGGGGGATGGCTTCACAATGGACCCATCAATAAAGCCTGTTTTGTTTTTCGCACTCAAGGAAATTCGTACTTTACGACTCCAAGTGCTGTACCGGTCAGTGGCATGGAAGCCAATACCATGCCGGGATGATCTGAGTGGTGTATGCAGTAGGGATCGGTAGAGTCATATGCATCTCTATCGGTTGTGTATGAGGACTTCTCTCTGTCAACTGGTTTGGCATCGTTGTCTGGTGCCATTGATGTTTATGGTGAAGGGAAAAAGGgaggctctgataccatgtaaaGAAACTGGtatttcatatatttgtacAATATACAATTCTGAATGTACAGCAACATATATAGGAGATGAACCTGCAATTCTCCTTGTATCTAGATCCTACGAATCAGTGGTTAACCAGAATAGGAATGCTAAATTGTAGCTGTCAATCTTTTATACTAGGAAAGAAATACACGTTGACTTCTTATTTCAATATGTTGAAATTGGGGCAAGACGAATGGATGCGTATGAAAAGGACTTCGAAGGATACATGCTAACTGATACTCGTGATTACTATTCTCGTATAGCATCAAGATGGATTTTGGAGGACAGTTATACGAGTTACATGATGAAGGCAGAGGAATGCTTGAGAAGGGAGAGGGATATAGTGTCTCATTACCTGCATCCAAGCAGTGAGAAGATGCTGGTGGGGATAGTGACACATTGGTTGTTGGTGGTATATGCAAATCAACTGATTGGAAAGAAGCATTCTGAATCTGGATGGGGTGGTGGTTGCCTTACAATTGACAATATGGAGGAGCTTTCTAGGAAATTTATTGCTGCTGTAGTATTGGAACAGCAAGCTCCGGCTCAGTGTTCAACCTTGTACCAACAGGCTGAAGATGCTGCAATGCAGGAATGAAATCAATCACACTACAAACAAATTGTAAACAATGGACATGGTAAAATTTTGTggcttttaatattttatcatTTAATTACTCTTGAAAAGCCTCTGCCAAGGTGATCAAATTGACAAGTACTTCCATTGTGAATTTGTACCAATAACTTGCTTTTTGGGTACATAAACCCAGCAAAAGAAGTGCCCATTTTCTTGTACCCATTCAAATAATGTTTTGGGTacaaaacccattaaaaaACACCTACATCCGGTACCAAAAACGATTGCGAATTAGGTATATATGGCCAGTCAGAAAAATATGCCCATTCAAGCATTCCATCGAACAGTATGCAGGCAACAAAATCCAAACTATGCCAGACATGACATACTGTAACCAGCTAAAATCTTCCTGAATAACAGGCACATGATCGTATTTTCTGTTTCCTGACTAAACAAGTGATGTTGTCATTGCACGGGTACAAGTATTAAACATCGAAAATTAAAAACGAAAACTATACAGCTCAAATTGGAGCTCCTGAAACCTGCTCTGCAAATACATGGCCACTACTAAAAAACACGAGGAATAAGGaaatgatttaaaaaaatagtgttTTCTTTATAAGCCCAACCCAAGTTAATTAAAAGTAGCCCAGCTCAACTGTAAGATTTCATCTGTAAAGTCAGCCACACGCATGAAGCATACGGGTCGTGTTTGCGGGTCATGTCAACCCATTAAGAGAAGTGGGATGATATGTTTCGATCCGTTAAGTTAATGTttgaaaaatatcaaattcaaacagGACCCGTTATAATTCGAGAATGACCCGACCCAATTCGTTAagaattttagaaaatttaaaaataaatcaaaagaataagaataagaaaactgaaagagaaaaaaaatttcaaccatcACCGAAAATCGGGTTGAATGAACTCAATCTTTATGCTTTtgcaaaattaatattatattaacttttttttggtaaatatcATGAGATGTTCCTCACTCAAGAATGGGATTAATATATCAACTTACCTACAACATTATATGTGTATAAATATCAAACGAATTCAATGATTACTAATTGCACGCAGCACAGTGGGAATACCCTCGCTTTACTCCCAAACAGGGAGTAGGGGTTTGATTCCCCTTCCTAGCAATtaattattcatatttttcagattaattcatgaaaattacaaaaatattcTTGCTCTTAATGGGTGATCCGCGTATGATACTGACACAACCCGTTAACTTAACTGATGATTAATGGGTCCACCTGTTTTCAACTCGACATGATAAGCTTAACCCGAATactgatattttttttcgtaCGAATTTGTGTCATGTTAGCTAATCGTGTACAATATTGCCAAGCATACCCACACACATGAAgcatcatattttttttcatctagCCACCCATAAACTTACTCGAAAGCTTAGAAGAAGTAGCTATATCttccttttcaaaattttgtcgACCTATAGTTCTTCAATCTTAGTAAGTTTCTCTCGttccttttatttaatttccaactttaattgttattgttaggtttttatgatttaaggCTTGGCCGTTAAATTTTGGGGACTTTCTTCTTATGCAATCTACTAGGAATTTTATTGATGACTCATTATTTGTCTGGTTTGATCTATGTATTACTTGATCTCTGCATATGTCAATTGTCTGGTTCTCTCTTGGTTTTGTCAAATGGTTGTAGTATTTGAAAATTATGATTGTGCCATTGTGGCTCTATATGCCACTAGACCTGTCAATGGATcagattttgatttgaatcCGGTGTAATTAATAGGAGATGGATTGGACGTCTCAATCTAATAATCCGATTACAATCCAAATTCGATAATCCGATTATAAATGGATCCGGATATGGATTATAGTATATTCGATCCGACTTAATATgaaatataatttagtttgtcTAAgctttatattaatattttattgtgtAAATGagtaattttagttttatatgCACTAGTTGGGTCGTCATCAGTGGTAGTTGCAAGAGTTGGGTCGCCGGCCACGGTTGCGGCCGGACTTGGTTGCCAGACATGTGGCATAGTATGATTGTAAATGAATTTGTTAAAATATGGAAGGAGTGGCAATGTgtataattttgatattt encodes the following:
- the LOC117628921 gene encoding uncharacterized mitochondrial protein AtMg00810-like — encoded protein: MLPPLGLCRQGEHLVCRLHKSLYGLKQASRNWFAKFTNALQDAGFVQSLADYSLFTRYHDNSFTIILIYVDDIVITENDPKAIQSLKDFLHARFRIKDLGNLKIFLGIEVARSKKGIFISQRKYALDILDDAGLLGARPYSFPMEQTLRLNPTDGKPLQDPTRYRRLVGRLIYLTVTRPDLSFTVHVLSRFMHEPHQPHLDAALRVLRYLKGYPGQGILFPTTNNLKLKAFCDSDWASCPTNRRSVTGYCTFLGDSLISWKTKKQNTVARSSTEAEYRAMADACCELTWLRYILKDLGIQHSEPAVLHCDNHTTRKNLFCHEIFSDAQYFGRQKAHQRRTFPS